A window of Streptomyces sp. Je 1-332 genomic DNA:
GGCGTGCGAACACCTGCCCGACCTCGAAGGGGTCACCGCCGACGGTGGTGATGTCCTCCTCGCGGTCGGCCCAGCGCTGCTCGGCGGTCGTCAGCTGGGCGAGCGTCGGCAGGGCGGCGGCCTCCGGGCTCTCCGCGGCGCCGCCGGGGCGCTCGACCCAGCCCTTGTCGGACGACCAGCGCAGCGTGGCGTTGGTGGGGTGCTGTGCGGCCTGCGTGCCGGGGCCGCGCAGGGCGGCCAGGTCCTTGGGGGTGGGCACGCCCTTGCCCGGCGGGATGTGGTGGGGGCCGCCGCTGTCGCCGTTGGCCCCGGCTTCGGCGTGCTGACCGTGCTGAACGTGCTGCTGGCCGTGCTGGACCCCCGCGGCCTCGTCGGCGGCCCGCTGGGCGCTGGCCGCGAGCGCGGACTCCGGCAGGGGCGCGGAGAGGATGGCGGCGATCTCGGGGCGCGGGACGGGAGGGGGCGCGCAGACGCCGGTGAGCTCCTTGGGGCGTACGGCCTTGGTGATCCACGCCCGGTCCAGGACGCGGCGCTCGTCGGCCTCGGCCACGAGGTCCTCGGACTGGTTGTAGTCCCCGTCGGCGGCCTGGACGGCCCACAGGTGGACGGCGACGCCGTGCTCCTTGGCGGCCATCATGCCGGGCAGCAGGTCCCCGTCGCCGGTGATGAGCACGATGTCCGAGCAGGCGCGGTTGCGGGCCAGCTCCGTCAGCTCGGCGTGCATGGCGGCGTCGACGCCCTTCTGGGCCCACCGGCCGTCACTGCGGGTCAGGGCGCCGAGCCGGACCGTCACGCGCGGCATGACGCGCAGCCTGCGGTGCTCGGGCTGCGGTACGCGGTCGGGGGCTCCGTCGAACCAGTAGATCCGCAGGAGGGGGCGTTCGGTGTCGGATTCGGCGCGCTCACGGATGCCCTGGATCAGGGCGGTGTGATCGACGGTGATCCGGGACCGGGACGGCTCGCCCGCGAGGAGACTCGCGGCGGCACCCAGCAGATACCCGGCGTCCACCAGGACGATGCAGCGGTCCACGCGATCCACCCTCTTTCCCTGGAGATTCCCTGGAAGTAATGGTTCGGGTTTCCTTCGAGTCTGCCCGACCCTGCGGAGGTTAACGGCCGGAACTCGATCTTCGGCGTGGCGTATGTCGACTTCACTCTCCGACAGGGCTTATTACGCACGGTAATTCTCTGAAATGCGCAGCTTGTCGGCATATGTGAATCTGGTCGCGTCCTGGCCCCCAGATCCCCCTCAGGAGGAAGATCACCATGGGCAAGAACAAGAACCGCAAGCAGGGCGGCGATCAGAACCGTGCTTCCGCCGCGGAGCAGGCGCAGGAGCAGGCCAAGTCGTCGGCGGAGCAGGCCGAGTCGAGGATGAAGGACGCCGTGCAGTCGCAGGGCAGCCCGGCCGAGGTCGCCCGCAAGCACCAGCGTCGCTTCGGCCACAACTGACGCCTCAACTGACGCCCACACAGGCGTATATGCGCGAAGGGGCGCGCCCGGGATTCCGGGCGCGCCCCTTCTGCGTGTGCGGGGTGGGCGAAGGTGCGGGGGTGCGGGGGTGCGGCCTAGCCGGCGAGACAGGACGGGCCGAGCAGCACCTTCAGGTCACCGAAAAGGGCGGGATCCGGCTGCACCCGGTGTCGGTCCAGCCGCAGCACCGTCGTCTTCTGTGCCCCCTGCAGCTTGATCCGCACCTCGCTGTTGCCTCGGTGGTGACTGAGGATCTCGCCGAGGCGGCTGACCATCGGCGGGGTCACCTTCACCGTCGGAATGGTGATCAGGACGGGCGCGTTGGTGCCCGCGTTCGACAGGTCGGGGACCTGGAGCTCCATCGCGACCAGGCGCGGCACGTCCTCGCGCTTGTCGAGGCGGCCCTTGACGAACACCACGGCGTCCTCGACGAGTTGGGTCGACACCAGCTGGTACGTCGCCGGGAAGAACATGCACTCGATGGAGCCCGCGAGGTCCTCGACGGTCGCGATCGCCCAGGCGTTGCCCTGCTTGGTCATCTTGCGCTGGAGGCCGGAGATGATGCCGCCGATGGTGACGATCGAACCGTCCGAGTAGTCACCGCCGGTGAGCTGTCCGATGCCCGCGTCGGCCTTGTCGGACAGGACGTGCTCCAGGCCGAACAGCGGGTGGTCGGAGACGTACAGACCGAGCATCTCCCGCTCCTGGGCGAGGAGATACGTCTTCTCCCACTCGTCGGTGGAGAACTCGACGTCGAGCCCGAAGCCCGGCTCGCCGCCTGCCTCCTCGCCCCCTCCGAAGAGGTCGAACTGCCCTTCCGCCTCCTTGCGTTTGACCTGCACCACGTTGTCGATCATGGGCTCGTACTGCGCGGTCAGGCCCTTGCGGGTGTGCCCCATGGTGTCGAAGGCGCCCGCCTTGATCAGTGACTCCGTGGTCCGCTTGTTGCAGGCGGCGGCCTCGACCTTGTCGAGGTAGTCGGGGAAGGAGGCGAACTTTCCCTTGGCCTTGCGGGAGCGGACGATCGACTCGACCACGTTCGTGCCGACGTTCCGGACGGCCTCCAGGCCGAAGAGGATCACGTCGTCGCCCTGGGCGGCGAAGTTGTGCACGGACTCGTTCACGTTGGGCGGCAGGACCTTGATGCCCATGCGCCGGCACTCGTTGAGGTAGATGGCCGACTTGTCCTTGTCGTCCTTCACCGAGGTCAGCAGCGCCGCCATGTACTCGGCGGGGTAGTTCGCCTTGAGGTAGGCGGTCCAGTACGTGACGAGGCCGTACGCGGAGGAGTGCGCCTTGTTGAACGCGTATCCGGCGAAGGGGACCAGGACGTCCCACAGGGCCTGGATCGCCGCGTCCGAGTAGCCGTTCTTCCGGGCGCCCGCCTGGAAGAGGACGAAGTTCTTCTCCAGCTCCTCGGGCTTCTTCTTGCCCATCACGCGGCGCAGGATGTCCGCTTCGCCCAGCGAGTACCCGGCGATGATCTGCGCGGCCTTCTGCACCTGCTCCTGGTACACGATGAGGCCGTAGGTCAGGCCGAGCGTCTCCTTCAGGGGCTCTTCGAGCTCCGGGTGGATCGGCGTGATCTCCTGGCGGCCGTTCTTGCGCTCCGCGTAGTTGATGTGCGAGTTCATGCCCATCGGGCCCGGCCGGTACAGGGCCGAAACGGCGGAAATGTCCTCGAAGTTGTCGGGCTGCATCTGGCGGAGCAGCGAGCGCATCGGGCCGCCGTCGAACTGGAAGACGCCGAGCGTGTCACCGCGGCAGAGCAGTTCGAAGGTCTTCGGGTCGTCGAGCGGGAGCGAGAGCATCTCCAGGTCGACACCCTTGTCGTTCCGCACCATCTTGACGGCGTCGTCCATGATGGTGAGGTTTCGCAGGCCCAGGAAGTCCATCTTGAGCAGGCCGAGCGACTCGCACTGGGGGTAGTCCCACTGCGTGATCGTCACGCCGTCCGTGTGCCGGGTCCACAGCGGGGCGTGGTCCACGATCGGCTCGCTGGACATGATGACGCCGGCGGCGTGCACGCCCATCTGCCGGACCAGGCCCTCGACGCCCTTGGCGGTGTCGATGACCTTCTTCACGTCGGGCTCGTTCTCGTACATCCCCCGGATCTCGCCCGCCTCGCTGTAGCGCGGGTGCTTGGGGTCGGTGATGCCGGAGAGGTCGATGCCCTTGCCGAGGACGTCGGCGGGCATCGCCTTGGTGAGGCGGTCGCCCATCGCGTACGGATATCCGAGCACGCGCGCGGAGTCCTTGATGGCGTTCTTCGCCTTGATCTTTCCGTACGTGCCGATCATGGCGACCTTGTCGGCGCCGTACTTCTCCGTCACGTACCGGATCACCTCGACGCGCCTGCGCTCGTCGAAGTCGATGTCGACATCGGGCATGGACACGCGCTCGGGGTTGAGGAACCGCTCGAAGATCAGGCCGTGCGTGATGGGGTCGAGGTCGGTGATGCCCATGGCGTACGCGACGATCGAGCCTGCCGCGGAGCCACGGCCGGGGCCCACCGCGATGCCGTTGTTCTTGGCCCACATGATGAAGTCGGCGACCACG
This region includes:
- a CDS encoding NYN domain-containing protein, whose translation is MDRCIVLVDAGYLLGAAASLLAGEPSRSRITVDHTALIQGIRERAESDTERPLLRIYWFDGAPDRVPQPEHRRLRVMPRVTVRLGALTRSDGRWAQKGVDAAMHAELTELARNRACSDIVLITGDGDLLPGMMAAKEHGVAVHLWAVQAADGDYNQSEDLVAEADERRVLDRAWITKAVRPKELTGVCAPPPVPRPEIAAILSAPLPESALAASAQRAADEAAGVQHGQQHVQHGQHAEAGANGDSGGPHHIPPGKGVPTPKDLAALRGPGTQAAQHPTNATLRWSSDKGWVERPGGAAESPEAAALPTLAQLTTAEQRWADREEDITTVGGDPFEVGQVFARRWMARLPEQHNLHKLSTMYPRIPHRVDGELLRYAARFGLLAHKDDQIDEHDRYAIRAGFWREIDVHTAVEHAPVGDRSGE
- the dnaE gene encoding DNA polymerase III subunit alpha, with translation MTKPPFTHLHVHTQYSLLDGAARLKDMFNACNEMGMTHVAMSDHGNLHGAYDFFHSAQKAGVTPIIGIEAYVAPESRRNKRKIKWGQPHQKRDDVSGSGGYTHKTIWAANSTGLHNLFRLSSDAYAEGWLQKWPRMDKETISQWSEGLIASTGCPSGELQTRLRLGQFDEAVKAAAEYQDIFGKDRYFLELMDHGIDIERRVRDDLLRVGKKLGIPPLVTNDSHYTYAHESVAHDALLCIQTGKNLSDPDRFRFDGTGYYLKSTDEMYAIDSSDAWQEGCRNTLLVAEQIDTTGMFEKRDLMPKFDIPEGFTEVTWFQEEVRVGMNRRYPGGVPEDRQQQAEYEMDIIIQMGFPGYFLVVADFIMWAKNNGIAVGPGRGSAAGSIVAYAMGITDLDPITHGLIFERFLNPERVSMPDVDIDFDERRRVEVIRYVTEKYGADKVAMIGTYGKIKAKNAIKDSARVLGYPYAMGDRLTKAMPADVLGKGIDLSGITDPKHPRYSEAGEIRGMYENEPDVKKVIDTAKGVEGLVRQMGVHAAGVIMSSEPIVDHAPLWTRHTDGVTITQWDYPQCESLGLLKMDFLGLRNLTIMDDAVKMVRNDKGVDLEMLSLPLDDPKTFELLCRGDTLGVFQFDGGPMRSLLRQMQPDNFEDISAVSALYRPGPMGMNSHINYAERKNGRQEITPIHPELEEPLKETLGLTYGLIVYQEQVQKAAQIIAGYSLGEADILRRVMGKKKPEELEKNFVLFQAGARKNGYSDAAIQALWDVLVPFAGYAFNKAHSSAYGLVTYWTAYLKANYPAEYMAALLTSVKDDKDKSAIYLNECRRMGIKVLPPNVNESVHNFAAQGDDVILFGLEAVRNVGTNVVESIVRSRKAKGKFASFPDYLDKVEAAACNKRTTESLIKAGAFDTMGHTRKGLTAQYEPMIDNVVQVKRKEAEGQFDLFGGGEEAGGEPGFGLDVEFSTDEWEKTYLLAQEREMLGLYVSDHPLFGLEHVLSDKADAGIGQLTGGDYSDGSIVTIGGIISGLQRKMTKQGNAWAIATVEDLAGSIECMFFPATYQLVSTQLVEDAVVFVKGRLDKREDVPRLVAMELQVPDLSNAGTNAPVLITIPTVKVTPPMVSRLGEILSHHRGNSEVRIKLQGAQKTTVLRLDRHRVQPDPALFGDLKVLLGPSCLAG